A genomic window from Sulfurospirillum diekertiae includes:
- a CDS encoding peptide-binding protein encodes MKTLLLTLFFFTCNVLASTLHLAISANPSRLNPIVSTDKTSSDVAQWIFNGLIKYDKDANIVPDLAQSYHFVDDTTLIFELKKDVTWSDGVPFTAKDVLFTYETIISPKIFTPYSSGFMHILHVKMLDEFTVEVKYKYPYFKALEVWMMEILPEHLLKNEADLMTSKFNQAPIGTGPYTLSQFNISKDIVLAGNQNYFIHKPTIDTMIFHYLPDPSSEFLMLKSQKLDVGSLSPLQLERQIDKDFKAHYSIYEDIAHNFSYMGFNLKSEKFKDPRVREALSLAIDRQELVDILYFGHGKVCTGPFLPGTGAFNEAVHAPKPDIEKAKALLKKAGYDEAHPFEFELSTSANGSGSYSAQILQHQLKKAGVVMKLRIMEWQAFLNTVITPRKFEAVLMGWSLGLKPDAYSIWHSESMRKGGFNFIGYENAEVDQLITQAEQIVDQEKFDAIYREIFAKIVADNPYLFLVIPNSITVVNKEITPVSTSIIGVMHNTIDWIKP; translated from the coding sequence ATGAAAACACTTTTACTTACTCTTTTTTTCTTTACATGTAATGTTTTAGCCAGTACGCTACATCTTGCTATTTCCGCCAATCCTAGTCGTCTCAATCCTATTGTCTCAACCGATAAAACGAGTTCAGATGTCGCGCAGTGGATTTTTAATGGACTCATTAAATACGATAAAGATGCGAATATTGTTCCGGATCTTGCACAAAGTTACCATTTTGTGGATGATACCACACTGATTTTTGAGCTTAAAAAAGATGTCACATGGAGTGATGGAGTCCCTTTTACGGCCAAAGATGTACTTTTCACCTATGAAACGATTATCTCCCCTAAAATCTTTACACCGTACTCTTCAGGCTTTATGCACATTTTACATGTAAAGATGTTAGATGAGTTTACGGTAGAAGTGAAATATAAATATCCCTACTTTAAAGCGCTCGAAGTTTGGATGATGGAGATATTGCCAGAGCATCTGCTTAAAAATGAAGCGGATTTGATGACCAGTAAATTCAATCAAGCGCCTATTGGTACAGGCCCTTATACATTGAGTCAGTTTAACATCTCTAAAGATATTGTATTAGCTGGCAATCAAAACTATTTTATCCATAAGCCCACTATTGATACAATGATTTTTCACTATCTGCCTGATCCCTCTTCGGAATTTTTGATGCTTAAGTCCCAAAAATTGGATGTTGGTTCACTCTCTCCTTTACAGTTAGAGCGTCAAATCGATAAGGATTTTAAAGCACACTACAGTATTTATGAAGATATTGCTCATAATTTTTCATATATGGGGTTTAATTTAAAATCTGAGAAATTTAAAGACCCTAGAGTGCGTGAAGCGCTTTCGTTAGCGATTGATCGTCAAGAACTCGTCGATATCCTTTATTTTGGTCATGGCAAAGTGTGTACAGGACCTTTTTTACCAGGAACGGGAGCTTTTAATGAAGCAGTTCATGCACCAAAACCTGATATTGAAAAAGCAAAAGCCCTTCTTAAAAAGGCAGGGTATGATGAGGCTCATCCTTTTGAGTTTGAACTGAGTACCAGCGCCAATGGTAGTGGCAGTTACTCTGCTCAAATTCTTCAGCACCAGCTGAAAAAAGCAGGTGTGGTGATGAAACTTCGCATCATGGAGTGGCAAGCGTTTTTAAATACAGTGATAACACCTCGCAAGTTTGAAGCCGTTTTGATGGGTTGGTCACTAGGACTTAAGCCCGACGCCTACAGTATTTGGCACAGTGAATCTATGCGCAAAGGCGGATTCAATTTCATAGGCTATGAAAATGCTGAGGTCGATCAGCTTATTACACAAGCGGAACAGATCGTTGATCAAGAAAAATTCGATGCCATTTATCGAGAAATTTTTGCAAAAATTGTTGCAGATAATCCTTATCTTTTTTTAGTGATTCCTAATTCTATTACAGTGGTCAATAAAGAGATCACACCTGTCTCAACCTCTATAATTGGGGTTATGCACAATACCATTGATTGGATTAAACCATAA
- a CDS encoding DNA-3-methyladenine glycosylase I yields the protein MTQNVSRCGWVKLSDPTYVAYHDEEWGKPLHDDRALFELFCLETQSAGLSWLTILKKRDGYRNAFASFVLEKVAHMGEMDVERILNEGEVIKSRPKIEAILHNAKLFQGIAQEFGSLDTYFWNYVGGKTIVNDVSDYKTAACTSTISDALTKDLKKRGFKFVGSTTIYAFMQACGMVNDHENSCGCK from the coding sequence ATGACACAAAACGTTTCACGTTGTGGCTGGGTAAAACTAAGCGATCCTACTTATGTGGCATACCACGATGAGGAGTGGGGAAAACCTCTGCATGATGATCGAGCCCTCTTTGAACTCTTTTGCTTAGAAACCCAATCCGCTGGCCTTAGCTGGCTCACAATTTTAAAAAAACGTGATGGCTACCGCAATGCTTTTGCTAGTTTTGTCCTTGAGAAAGTGGCTCATATGGGTGAGATGGATGTTGAACGCATTTTAAATGAAGGCGAAGTCATCAAAAGTCGCCCAAAAATTGAAGCCATCCTTCATAATGCCAAACTTTTTCAAGGTATTGCGCAAGAATTCGGTTCACTGGATACCTACTTTTGGAATTACGTAGGTGGCAAAACGATTGTTAACGATGTAAGCGATTACAAAACTGCCGCATGCACTTCGACCATTTCCGATGCTTTAACCAAAGATCTTAAAAAACGCGGTTTCAAGTTTGTTGGATCCACCACGATTTATGCGTTCATGCAAGCGTGTGGGATGGTGAATGACCATGAAAACAGCTGTGGGTGCAAATAA
- a CDS encoding OmpA family protein — MKKTLFSLAALASLAFAAPTAYNYEVTPTIGGVLPEGNLDLKSQLTYGLRFGINLDNTIINQVELGYDRSDNVDYKAGRTDSTDFNRYYANLVKEYKITPEAALYALVGLGYEDVTNAQLENRDSMFAQYGGGVKYWVTDNFALKAEVRHAIKFQGGDNEMFYSLGFTIPFGAKSAPVAVVKPEPKPAPVVVKAPVDSDGDGVTDDKDKCPNTPKGTVVDADGCPKIIRLHVQFDFDKSTVKPAFMPEIQKVADFMKQNPGYSVVLEGHTDSKGSDAYNMKLSDQRAKAVAKALESLGVSAAKVTTEAFGESKPVASNDTDAGRAENRRVDAVFKK, encoded by the coding sequence ATGAAAAAAACTTTATTTTCATTGGCGGCATTAGCATCTTTGGCATTTGCAGCACCAACTGCATACAATTACGAGGTAACACCAACTATTGGTGGTGTTTTACCAGAGGGCAATCTTGATCTTAAAAGTCAATTGACTTATGGTTTGAGATTTGGTATCAACCTTGACAACACGATTATCAATCAAGTTGAACTTGGTTACGATAGATCAGATAATGTTGACTATAAAGCGGGTAGAACAGACAGTACAGATTTTAATCGTTACTATGCTAACTTGGTTAAAGAGTACAAAATTACTCCAGAAGCTGCATTGTATGCTTTAGTCGGTCTTGGTTATGAAGATGTAACAAATGCACAACTTGAAAACAGAGATAGCATGTTTGCACAATACGGTGGTGGTGTAAAATACTGGGTAACGGATAATTTTGCGCTTAAAGCTGAAGTTCGTCATGCCATTAAATTCCAAGGTGGCGACAATGAAATGTTCTACAGCCTAGGCTTTACCATTCCATTTGGTGCAAAATCTGCTCCAGTTGCCGTTGTTAAACCTGAACCAAAACCAGCTCCAGTTGTCGTAAAAGCTCCAGTTGATAGCGATGGCGATGGTGTAACAGATGATAAAGATAAATGTCCAAATACTCCAAAAGGTACTGTGGTTGACGCTGATGGTTGTCCAAAAATCATTCGTTTACATGTACAATTTGATTTCGACAAATCAACTGTAAAACCAGCATTTATGCCTGAGATTCAAAAAGTAGCTGATTTTATGAAACAAAACCCAGGATACAGTGTTGTTCTTGAAGGTCATACCGACTCTAAAGGTAGCGACGCATACAACATGAAACTTTCAGACCAACGTGCAAAAGCAGTTGCTAAAGCACTTGAAAGCCTTGGCGTTTCTGCAGCAAAAGTAACTACAGAGGCATTTGGTGAGAGTAAACCTGTTGCTTCAAATGATACAGATGCTGGACGTGCTGAAAACAGAAGAGTTGACGCCGTTTTCAAAAAATAA
- a CDS encoding helix-turn-helix transcriptional regulator, protein MSIHVLEYIQKNYKEHSIEANGVVIARYFVVEDHYKAEAFMEQNLLNIILEGKKMLHTKKGDVEVKAGEAFFLSRGEYVMSEVCEGGNYACLLVFFDEKVIGNWLSPILEKVPLHVKMQTYPPEAFCKIELSPIMKSTALSLLPFIEQKPAFVDTILILKLQELLLLLLGSSEGAKLVSYFQTLLPRGIDLSVFMEEHFIQNWSIPEFAKRSGRSLSAFKAEFTSQFQTSPMKWILQKRVERARFFIEKGNLSIGEAAFKAGFKSQSHFTRLFKAKHEFSPKNLIGKISNLTD, encoded by the coding sequence ATGTCCATTCATGTGCTTGAATACATTCAAAAAAATTATAAAGAGCATTCCATTGAAGCCAATGGTGTGGTAATAGCGCGCTATTTTGTAGTGGAAGATCATTACAAAGCCGAAGCATTTATGGAGCAAAATCTTCTCAATATTATCTTAGAAGGTAAAAAAATGCTCCACACGAAAAAGGGTGATGTTGAGGTTAAAGCGGGCGAAGCTTTTTTTCTCTCACGGGGTGAATACGTCATGAGTGAAGTGTGTGAAGGAGGAAACTATGCGTGTTTGCTCGTCTTTTTTGATGAGAAGGTGATTGGCAATTGGTTATCCCCCATTTTAGAAAAAGTACCTTTACATGTAAAGATGCAGACCTATCCACCAGAGGCTTTTTGCAAGATAGAACTGAGCCCAATTATGAAAAGTACGGCACTGTCACTGCTTCCGTTTATCGAGCAAAAACCAGCTTTTGTTGATACGATTTTGATATTAAAATTGCAAGAGCTTTTACTCTTACTTTTGGGCTCTTCTGAGGGAGCAAAATTGGTCTCTTACTTTCAAACATTGCTACCACGTGGTATTGATCTGAGTGTCTTTATGGAAGAGCATTTTATACAAAACTGGAGTATCCCTGAGTTTGCAAAGCGCAGTGGTCGAAGTTTGAGCGCATTTAAAGCGGAATTTACATCACAGTTTCAGACCTCGCCCATGAAATGGATACTTCAAAAAAGAGTCGAGCGCGCACGTTTTTTCATCGAAAAAGGCAACCTTAGTATTGGCGAAGCGGCATTTAAGGCAGGCTTTAAAAGCCAGTCTCACTTTACGCGTCTTTTTAAAGCAAAACATGAATTCTCCCCTAAAAACCTTATAGGCAAAATATCAAACCTAACAGACTAA
- a CDS encoding YciI family protein, whose product MFIIALTYHKSLEEVDKHLSAHVEFLKAHYAKGVFLASGRKNPRNGGIILALAPSKAEIEAVIARDPFYIHDVATYEITEFTPSMTSPELDYLINR is encoded by the coding sequence ATGTTTATTATCGCTTTAACCTATCATAAATCCCTCGAAGAGGTCGATAAACATTTAAGTGCTCACGTAGAATTTCTCAAAGCGCACTACGCGAAAGGTGTTTTCTTAGCGTCTGGTCGCAAAAATCCTCGCAATGGTGGCATTATCTTAGCACTTGCGCCCTCTAAAGCTGAAATTGAAGCGGTCATTGCACGTGATCCTTTTTACATTCATGATGTAGCAACCTATGAGATCACTGAATTTACACCCTCAATGACCTCACCCGAACTGGATTATTTAATCAATCGCTAA
- a CDS encoding YbhB/YbcL family Raf kinase inhibitor-like protein, translated as MKIIHWVAAFMLSGSTLLAGGFTLYSHDLAGQLSKTEEFSGFGCNGANISPELHWSDAPSGTKSFAITVYDPDAPTGSGWWHWVVFNIPSSINALPTDFGNVSKSATTAAIQSITDYGKTGFGGACPPKGDKAHRYIFTVYALGVDKLGLDEKASPALVGFMLNANTLAKATLVSYYQR; from the coding sequence ATGAAAATCATACATTGGGTAGCTGCTTTCATGTTATCTGGAAGCACGCTCTTAGCAGGTGGCTTTACCCTTTACAGTCATGACCTCGCTGGACAACTTTCTAAAACGGAAGAGTTTTCTGGTTTTGGGTGTAATGGTGCGAATATCTCTCCTGAATTGCATTGGAGTGATGCACCCTCGGGTACGAAAAGTTTTGCCATAACGGTCTATGACCCCGATGCGCCAACAGGAAGCGGCTGGTGGCATTGGGTTGTTTTTAACATTCCATCATCCATCAATGCCCTTCCGACGGATTTTGGCAATGTCAGCAAGTCAGCGACTACTGCGGCTATTCAAAGTATCACCGATTATGGCAAAACGGGATTTGGTGGGGCGTGTCCTCCTAAAGGCGATAAAGCACATCGTTATATTTTTACCGTTTATGCTCTTGGTGTGGATAAACTAGGTCTTGATGAAAAAGCTTCACCTGCACTCGTTGGTTTTATGCTCAATGCCAATACTCTTGCGAAAGCAACACTGGTTTCATACTATCAACGTTAA
- a CDS encoding MmcQ/YjbR family DNA-binding protein, translating into MKTAVGANKMTFEILNNYCLSHIGAIKEYPFDNTTAVYKVGDKIFALIDEASNAPRINLKCDPYYARELREMYENVIAGYHMNKRHWNTVICEDEIDETLVFEWIDDSYDLVFNSLSKKLQNFIRNS; encoded by the coding sequence ATGAAAACAGCTGTGGGTGCAAATAAAATGACGTTTGAAATCCTCAATAACTACTGCCTCAGCCACATAGGCGCAATCAAAGAGTACCCCTTCGATAACACGACTGCCGTTTACAAAGTTGGCGACAAGATTTTTGCACTCATTGATGAAGCAAGCAATGCTCCACGCATCAATCTCAAATGCGACCCCTACTATGCAAGAGAACTTCGTGAAATGTATGAAAACGTTATCGCAGGCTACCATATGAACAAAAGACATTGGAATACAGTCATTTGTGAAGACGAAATAGACGAGACTTTGGTTTTTGAGTGGATCGACGACTCATATGACCTTGTATTTAATTCATTATCTAAAAAATTACAAAACTTTATCCGCAATTCATAG